In Choloepus didactylus isolate mChoDid1 chromosome X, mChoDid1.pri, whole genome shotgun sequence, a genomic segment contains:
- the LOC119522075 gene encoding ferritin light chain-like, protein MSSQIRQNYSTDVEDSVNRLVNLHLQASYTYLSLVFYFDHDDVALKGMDHFFQELVKEKHQGVEHLLKMQNQRGGHTLFQNLQKLSQDEWSNILEAMEVTLVLEKSLNQALLDQHALSSVNTDPQLCDFLKNHSLEEEVKLIQKMGNHLTNLCRPG, encoded by the coding sequence ATGAGCTCCCAAATCCGTCAGAATTATTCCACTGATGTGGAGGACTCTGTCAACCGCCTGGTCAACCTGCATCTGCAGGCCTCCTACACCTACCTCTCTCTGGTCTTCTATTTCGACCATGATGATGTGGCCCTGAAGGGCATGGACCACTTCTTCCAAGAGTTGGTGAAGGAGAAGCACCAGGGGGTGGAGCATCTCTTAAAGATGCAAAACCAGCGTGGTGGCCACACACTCTTCCAGAACTTGCAGAAGCTGTCCCAAGATGAGTGGAGTAATATCCTGGAAGCCATGGAAGTCACCCTGGTCTTGGAGAAGAGCCTGAACCAGGCCCTATTGGATCAGCATGCCCTAAGTTCTGTTAACACAGACCCTCAGCTCTGCGATTTCCTGAAGAACCATTCCCTAGAGGAGGAGGTGAAACTCATCCAGAAGATGGGCAACCACCTGACCAATCTCTGCAGGCCAGGCTAG